From one Bacteroides intestinalis DSM 17393 genomic stretch:
- a CDS encoding anaerobic sulfatase-maturation protein — protein sequence MSTYAPFAKPLYVMLKPVGAVCNLACDYCYYLEKSKLYQNNPKHVMSEELLEKFIEEYINSQTMPQVMFTWHGGETLMRPLSFYKKAMELQKKYARGRTIDNSIQTNGTMLTDEWCEFFRENNWLVGVSIDGPQEFHDEYRKNKQGKPSFVKVMQGINLLKKHGVEWNGMAVVNDYNADYPLEFYNFFKEIGCHYIQFAPIVERVFGHQDGRHLASLADREEVAELADFSVSPEQWGNFLCTLFDEWVKKDVGTYYIQLFDSTLANWIGEQPGVCTMAKTCGHAGVMEFNGDVYSCDHFVFPEYKLGNIYQKTLVEMMYSEKQQAFGQMKQQSLPTQCRECEWLFACNGECPKNRFARTASGEPGLNYLCKGYHRFFSHVAPYMDFMKNELMNQRPPANVMDFIKTKS from the coding sequence ATGTCAACTTATGCTCCTTTTGCCAAGCCACTCTACGTCATGCTGAAACCGGTAGGGGCCGTTTGCAACCTTGCATGCGACTACTGTTACTACCTGGAAAAGAGCAAACTATACCAGAACAACCCCAAGCATGTAATGAGCGAAGAGTTGCTGGAAAAATTTATTGAAGAGTATATTAATTCGCAAACCATGCCGCAGGTAATGTTCACCTGGCATGGCGGGGAAACCCTGATGCGCCCGTTGTCTTTCTACAAAAAGGCGATGGAGCTGCAAAAGAAATATGCACGCGGACGCACCATAGACAACAGCATACAAACCAACGGAACCATGCTGACGGATGAATGGTGTGAATTCTTCCGTGAAAACAACTGGCTGGTGGGAGTTTCTATCGACGGGCCGCAGGAGTTTCATGACGAATATCGAAAAAACAAGCAGGGAAAGCCCTCTTTCGTAAAGGTGATGCAAGGCATCAATTTATTGAAGAAGCATGGTGTAGAATGGAACGGAATGGCGGTAGTGAATGACTACAATGCCGATTATCCGCTGGAATTTTACAACTTCTTCAAGGAAATAGGCTGCCACTACATACAGTTTGCCCCCATCGTAGAGCGAGTATTCGGACATCAGGACGGACGACACCTCGCCTCACTCGCCGACCGGGAAGAGGTGGCTGAACTGGCGGACTTCTCCGTCAGCCCGGAACAATGGGGCAATTTCCTCTGTACTCTCTTCGACGAATGGGTGAAAAAGGATGTAGGCACATATTACATTCAGTTGTTCGACTCTACCCTAGCCAACTGGATAGGCGAACAGCCGGGGGTATGCACCATGGCAAAGACCTGCGGGCATGCCGGAGTAATGGAATTCAACGGAGATGTATATTCCTGCGACCATTTTGTATTCCCCGAATATAAGTTGGGAAACATTTACCAGAAGACACTGGTGGAAATGATGTACAGTGAAAAGCAACAGGCTTTCGGACAGATGAAACAGCAATCATTACCCACTCAGTGCCGTGAATGTGAGTGGCTGTTTGCCTGCAACGGCGAATGTCCCAAGAACCGTTTTGCACGGACGGCAAGCGGAGAACCGGGATTAAACTATCTATGTAAAGGGTATCACCGTTTCTTCAGTCATGTGGCTCCGTATATGGACTTCATGAAGAACGAGCTGATGAATCAGCGCCCGCCTGCCAATGTGATGGATTTCATAAAAACAAAATCATAA
- a CDS encoding S46 family peptidase: MKIKTYLVALSALAFGSAMRADEGMWLLQLMKQQNSIELMKKQGLKLEADDLYNPGGVSLKDAVGIFGGGCTGEIISPEGLILTNHHCGYASIQQHSSVEHDYLTDGFWAKNRSEELPTPGLKFQFVDRIEDITDIVNQKIAAGEVTEVNAMTRPFLNKLAKELFEKSDLKDKKGIEVQALPFYAGNKYYLFYKKVYTDVRMVAAPPSSIGKFGGETDNWMWPRHTGDFSIFRIYADANGDPAEYSASNVPLKTPKYLPISIKGLEEGDYAMIMGFPGSTSRYLTVSEVKERMEAQNQPRITIRGARLAVLKEVMAASDKTRIQYANKYAGSSNYWKNSIGMNKAIIDNDVLGTKAEQEKRFAEFAKGKPEYEGVVEKIDAIVNQTMPLTTQYYYLMEAFSGAIEFGSPYMVMDNLKKGLEEKNDSLINKSIEQLKEVFADIHNKDYDHEVDRKVAKAIFPVYAEIIPAEQRPAFYQTIEKEFKGDYNAYIDAMYDNSILANQANFDKFLKKPTVKAIEKDIATQYSHAKIEKMMALAKDLNSTSKELTLLHKAYIRGLGEMKEPVPSYPDANFTIRLTYGNVKSYNPRDAVHYKYYTTTDGILEKENPEDREFVVPAKLKELIQKKDFGRYALPNGDMPVCFLSTNDITGGNSGSPVLNANGELIGCAFDGNWESLSGDINFDNNLQRCINLDIRYVLFILEKLGGCEHLINEMTIVE, encoded by the coding sequence ATGAAAATTAAGACCTATTTAGTGGCGCTCTCTGCGCTGGCGTTCGGTTCTGCAATGCGTGCCGACGAAGGAATGTGGTTGTTGCAGTTGATGAAACAGCAGAACTCCATTGAGTTAATGAAAAAGCAAGGGCTGAAACTGGAAGCAGACGACTTGTACAATCCGGGCGGAGTCTCACTGAAAGATGCGGTAGGTATCTTCGGAGGAGGCTGTACGGGTGAGATTATCTCACCGGAAGGTCTGATCCTGACTAACCACCACTGTGGCTATGCTTCTATCCAACAACACAGTAGTGTGGAACATGACTATCTGACAGATGGTTTCTGGGCTAAAAACCGTAGCGAGGAATTGCCTACTCCGGGATTGAAGTTCCAGTTCGTGGACCGTATTGAAGATATCACGGACATCGTAAACCAGAAAATCGCTGCCGGCGAAGTGACGGAAGTGAATGCAATGACCCGCCCGTTCCTCAACAAACTGGCTAAGGAATTATTCGAAAAAAGCGATCTGAAGGACAAGAAGGGCATCGAAGTACAAGCATTGCCATTCTATGCCGGTAACAAATATTACCTGTTCTACAAGAAAGTATACACAGACGTACGCATGGTAGCTGCTCCCCCCTCCTCTATCGGTAAATTCGGTGGAGAGACGGACAACTGGATGTGGCCACGCCACACGGGAGACTTCTCCATATTCCGCATTTATGCTGACGCTAATGGTGATCCCGCAGAATATTCAGCATCAAACGTGCCCCTGAAAACTCCGAAATACCTGCCCATCTCAATCAAGGGGCTGGAGGAAGGTGATTATGCCATGATTATGGGTTTCCCCGGAAGCACAAGCCGCTACCTCACCGTATCGGAAGTAAAAGAACGTATGGAAGCACAGAACCAACCCCGTATCACCATCCGTGGCGCACGTCTTGCCGTACTGAAAGAAGTGATGGCTGCCAGTGATAAGACTCGCATACAATATGCCAACAAATATGCCGGCAGCAGCAACTACTGGAAAAATTCTATCGGCATGAACAAAGCGATCATTGATAATGATGTGCTGGGTACGAAAGCAGAACAAGAGAAAAGATTCGCAGAATTTGCCAAAGGCAAGCCGGAATACGAAGGTGTAGTAGAGAAGATCGATGCCATTGTAAACCAAACGATGCCATTAACCACTCAGTATTATTATCTGATGGAAGCATTCAGCGGCGCCATTGAATTCGGTAGCCCGTACATGGTTATGGACAACCTGAAAAAAGGTCTGGAAGAAAAGAATGACTCTCTGATCAATAAATCCATAGAACAGTTGAAAGAAGTTTTTGCTGATATCCACAACAAAGACTACGATCATGAAGTAGACCGTAAAGTGGCTAAAGCTATCTTCCCGGTATATGCTGAAATCATTCCGGCAGAACAGCGTCCGGCTTTCTATCAGACTATCGAAAAGGAATTCAAAGGTGATTACAATGCATACATCGATGCTATGTATGACAACTCCATCCTGGCCAATCAGGCTAACTTCGACAAGTTCTTAAAGAAACCTACGGTAAAAGCTATCGAAAAAGATATTGCAACCCAATATTCACATGCCAAGATTGAAAAGATGATGGCATTGGCAAAAGATTTGAACAGCACTTCCAAAGAACTGACCTTGCTGCACAAAGCATATATCCGTGGTCTGGGCGAAATGAAAGAGCCTGTTCCATCTTATCCGGATGCCAACTTTACAATCCGTCTGACCTACGGAAATGTAAAATCTTACAATCCGCGTGATGCCGTACACTATAAATACTATACCACTACAGACGGTATTCTGGAAAAAGAAAATCCCGAAGACCGTGAATTCGTAGTTCCTGCCAAATTGAAGGAACTGATTCAGAAAAAGGATTTTGGACGCTATGCGTTGCCGAACGGTGACATGCCGGTTTGCTTCCTGAGCACGAACGATATTACCGGTGGTAACTCCGGTAGCCCGGTACTGAATGCAAACGGTGAATTGATCGGATGTGCTTTCGACGGTAACTGGGAGTCTCTGAGTGGTGACATCAATTTCGATAACAACTTGCAACGTTGCATCAATCTGGATATCCGTTATGTACTGTTCATCCTCGAAAAACTGGGAGGATGCGAGCATCTGATCAATGAAATGACAATTGTTGAATAA